CATGGGAACGGTTCTAtactattccccagaaaaccatactccagaatgtaccgttccccagaaaacagaatgggagcagcagggactatgtccaaggtcTTAACGACCCCTTCCCACGGcttctgcgagttagggggcttGTCTAAGACGTAGTGGGGTTTGGCAGTGgactctgttaaacctctacaaaaagctacatatgtccgcaagcaggccctatcagagtgccgctcaaagcgcactgaAGCCTAGGTTGtgccaatgaattattggcagtggctgatttgctactcgccgcttccacttccaggcgctatcgtatatgcgaaaatagccagcaagagttaaccgccagaaatttgtatggcgaaagacatctaacgctggttttctcaaaattaggaacttttcatgaaaaactatttggtaccggttatgagggatggtgtccgctactacgcctaccaaatattttttcgattaaagtgcttaatttggagaaatcgaaccttagatgcctttcgccatactgatttcagaaagttaactcctagtgtgccgctgtaagcacgctcaaagcagtcgattcattggcatggggagtgtccctacttcggtagggcaGTGCGTGTGCTGTATTTCAGCAGAGAGCGAGTGATCTGCTTGTGTTAAGGCAGGCGTGTCAGAGTGCGTCACCACATGCTGAGgcgtgtcgtagcgtagtatcgttgattggtccctacataccgctattgacacctcgagacATGCCAGTGGAGTGTTAGGGTAAGCACCCAAAAATAGGACTCACATGGTACGATTGACATTTGTAGAAGTTGcttcgggggcagcagggactttgtccaagggcttgacgacccctccccatggccactgcgagttagaccgggaccatcgtccctaacccctaatcccaaggcgtcaagcgacccgtgccaaggggatgcatggccagggggtgaaataataagctaggctgttaacggagcctgtggggtacctgggcaccctccacagtaattgtcccttaccgcgtcatgctgggctctggcgtggtggacctatttacccgagcaactcgtgagaccaaaatggaaaaccaagtcaattcttcaattagtggtagtagtgtaggcgtcaaccccttcgcaagaagTGGGTTGTttaggtctccgcctaggaggccagaggcaatagtcggcagaaccggcgatgaaccgcaaacgcgatgggctttcggccttcgaggtggtgaCGGAACAACTGCCACAGCCAttatcgactttgcgtcatcgaagcataatatcagcaaggacctcaagaggagcttgcagaaacttcgaaagtcgatgctggacgccaagctggagagggcggtcgggacggccaagtgtaaacccgtgaaatcgatGGAGTCGAGGtactacccagactgaggcccaaggactcgcggactcgggcaaggtcgaatcgaccgaaggcgtgccagcgaagacggtggtaccaaagacTACCCAGACttaggctcaagtatttgcgggtacgtcgggggtgactgctccaacggagcagacacaaaaacgggggagacaggggatgagctccctgggggccgctccaaaacgcggagggttactaccccgaacaagggtagtggtgctgggaagctgaaccccggccaggtacctccaaaaccgggggaggaaggacctggaaaggtccgtccactaaggaaagacggtggtaaggggttacggcaggctgaaagttctcagccgcaccagaccagggaaatagagggggatgacgcctcctggaccctggtcaagaacaagaggaaaccgaagacgtcaagggccgaaaagaaggcccaggcgaatgagggtagcaagaagtctagggtaggcgccaatcgctccaggggcgatgccctagtcatcacggcggacgaggctaagtactcgaacgttttgaaggcgatgaagagtgacgtcaagctcggtgaactcggcgccgacgtacgtcgaataagacgtacccggatgggcgagatgatcctcgagctgaagcggggcgtcttgcaaaagggcgccgcctacaagaagttggcggaggaagttctaggcgagacggtcaagatgagggcactcactacggaggtgaatctaagggttaaagacctggacgagataaccgaagtcgaagagctcgtcacggcactgcggcgacagtgtgaagtggagacgcctaccgcagccgttcggctacgaaaaggtccggcagggacgcaggtagcattggttcggctatctgcagcggacgcctccaaggtagtcaagttagggagcgtcaatgtgtaaagatgaagttggctggaacgccgttttatcggctatcgcccaaatcgtctcggagctacacagaaggtggcgcgtggactcaaggatggctagttcaggcgcaaataaaaggtggtccaagggatcggagtcggcttcataggtcataccggtggtcatgctctgtgatcgaactcgatccttttatcgaacaagtagccgtgcgaagaacaacatggtatcgtcgctttcgcagcgtcggtcaaccgggcgggttccgagcccgaggacggaaaggggtcctcgtcaaggctggggcaggcgtaggcaacGCGCCGGCAAGtacctctgtgtgctggcgaataggccctatcgcagaaaggtcaatttggggtgcacgcggcatcatcattcttgataccagtcgtgcagagggaagcaggcgcgaagtcgacccttcccaccttccgaggacatagggcgtggtaaggccacctggaaagccggcaacgcgctggcacgataccatggtgttcttctaaaaaagcgagttacgatgttcggtgctgcaaggacacgcagctaacctcgagggtgcgttgtgcactggcccccctttgaagcattactttctggttgtaccgaagggactatgggcttggcggcaatggaaacggtttagcgggtcggggatgtagtcctgcctccctcggtgatccctaaccccgcacttcctggtcaccaggatgtctgttgagcagattccccctccattgcttaggaagaaaaaaaagaagctgcttcggcggcagggtggTAGTGGGTTGAATACAGACACACACAGTTAGGCACAAGTGGTGCACGGGAAGCGTCACTAAGTACAGGCTATcctccagaagtaatgctggatAGCTGTCCCGGGGGAAACTAGGGTTGGAGTCCAAGGAGGGTATAGTGGGTGAGAGTCCCACACTCCGGACACTGCCATGTGGTAGCTTAGCAACTACTACGCGTGTGTTGGGTCCGTACGTCAAACCTGGCTTCACCCCAAAACAAAAAAGGTGAATTTCTTCTTATTTTGAAGAACGCCTTGATTGAGGAaaccggaataaggcaattaaatcgatgactccttcttttaaagcgcACATTTCCATGAATAGAgcatattttgtattttttttaactaagcACGCGTTTGTCGAAAATAAGAcacaagaataaaaaaatgagtACACAATTCCTTCTTGAAAAGCACGAATTTGCCCAAAATAAGGTTAACGAATAGATGATTCCTCCTTTTAAAATATGCATTTGCTTGGGAAAATGTAAATGAGTGATACATTCTTTTGATTCACACATTTTCCTGAAATACGCCTTCTTTCAAATcacgcgtttgcccggattataacaaaaaagtggatgatgatttcttttgaaatataaatttacccgcactaataaaaatccacagttttattggataaaatttaaataaatttacaaatacTGCTATTACACGCATAACTGTTTCATGTACATAGAAATCCCAGCAAATATGGGAAAATTATGCGTATAATGAAAGTATAGGAGAATTCACATAAAGGTTACTATAAGCATTTGTCGGGAATAAGGCGAATCATAATTGAACGCTTCTAGAAAAGCACACGTTTGCTTAAACTTTTTACAGCATGCGTTTAATGTTTAATTGCAGATTCTACATTTGTTTCTGCAAAGTTTGCTTATACCAATTAGAAGCGACCATTCATGTCATTCGAAAAACGACGTGAATATAAAAGGtccattttttcaatgattgaTTCAAGCTTATATGGGTGGCAACTAAATATTGGAatgacttcaatacttttctatcaGAATAATAATGTTTTCACAGAAAAATGACTTTATGTGAATGAATTCTTAGAATGAATCCTTAAAATTGTTGCATACCACTTTCACCCCGAAATTGGTTACAACAGCTCCATTGTATACAAACGTTATTGtaaggccaaagacacgaacAACTCATAAGCAGAATTCCGAAAATCGATGTGGCAGGCGTACAGCGATCATATCATACCAGCAAGACTATGCTGCGCCGCACGCCGACAgctgataaataaatgcaacttcACATCCTTAACACTGatttaatgcaattagcatttagaatgccggtttatgattgatatatgtgcaatattgtaatacttggtgttacttgggaacTTTTATACAAGATGTATCagtcagattgaactgtacttctttgtagtttttttccCGAGCCATTCTTTCATTCCGGTTTTTTCAGTTGCCACCCGTTAGAAACAAAACCTTTTTTCCTCATTGCAGGAATCTTTTTAAAGGTACGAACCAAAATTCTGGGATATGGCGCATTTTGTGGAATGGTTTTCGGGGGAATATTCCATTGTgggaaatggttttctgggaaatggtgcattctggggagtGGCTTTCTGgagaatggttttctggggtaTGGTTTTCTAGAGAATGTTATAGGATCCATGGGAACTCGCTGGAATTGTCGCCTCCCATCCGGATCAGTACGGAACAGAACGCACTGTCACTGTACGTTGCGGACAAAATGAATATCAGCGAGCGGTGCACTAGTTGGTTCCTTTCAATTGAGAAATCTGCTCAAGGGCCAGGAGGATGTTTGGGTACAATACAACCTTGTGCTCAACGGTCTACATCGATATAATCTCATCCCTCACACAACCGGATATCGTACTGTCTTCCCAGTGGACAACCAATATAAAACATCTGGGCTATAACAAGAAGAAAAGTGTATTTCCTtctttataaaattttctaaataaaatACAATCCTGATTTAGTTTTTAACCTAAGTAAGATTTTTGGTTTTAATAACGGTCTTGAAAATCATCACTTGATCTACAAAACTTTTATAGAACCAGAATAAAACccaaatgttacttgggaaataTATGACGTCGCCGAAAAAAGGACACCGTTCTCAAAGCTCTGTCAAACAAACGGTTTTGTATTTTGGAGAGAAAAAGGTTACAGTCGCAGGTGAAGTACCTGGTACACATCGTAGATGAAAAAGGTCAGCCTTATCCAAGAAAAAAGCTCTAATCAAGATACCACCACTCAAAGATGTTACGACTTTTCGTTCTTTTGTTGaccatgtgatttttttactttgttgaggcttttttttgtatttatcatTTAGTTTAACAACGGGTGCGATCAATTTCTACGCAAAGTTTGTCTCGTGGATTCACCAATTTCGGCGCCCATTACGCTACTCAAGAAGGATGCAAATTTCGTTAATATCGTTTGGAACATTGAAATCGTTCATCGTTCAAATCGCCAGAAATCATTTCAGCATTTCTATAAGAAATGCTTTAGTCGTTTTTACTATTGACGCACTACGAACGACGTTCTGCTTTGGACATCATTGTTGCTGCTGATCCATCACGATTCGGAATTGGTGCATTTCTTCTACACGAATGGTTCCCTCAAAGACGTCGCACATACTTCCTGCTCTCTCATGCCCGCCCGCGGGAGCCAATTACGGGCAGATCCACAAGAAGGCCCTTGCGCtgatgttcatatttttctgtttttaatGGTTTTATAGAGTGCCGACAGCCGACCACCTTCTTCCAAATGGCAGAAAATCAACaattaacaaaattattattgaaatttttttaataCAAGGAACAAATCAGAATACTTTACTAGTTATTAACTTATGCCTAAAAGCTTCCATTAATatgcaaatatcaccactttgttCAATTGGACAAAAGTTAtgggccaaaaacaaaagggtACAGACAATCCTCCGCCCTCCCCTacatatttgaaatttgttccaAGTGCATACATGGGTTCGATTTAAAATTCGTCGCCTGCAGTAATTCTTTGACGCGAACAATTTTGATATGTATCACACACTTCTTATTTTTATCAGTTAGTACTCTAATCCAGGTACGTACTACGTGAATTTTATTTCCACCATAACTGTGAACAAAAAGAGCAAAAATCTACCTCGCAGTTTTTTACACTTCTACCGGTTGCGTTGTAAAACCCCCGACGAAGGtagtttttatttgtttattacaACAAAGGTCCGATTTACAGCGTGTTTTATACGATCCAACCAAAGGTTTTGCGTTGAAActattatcaccgaaaaaaaattctttccgATGAACTGATTCACTCTCTTCAAGCTTGAAAACAGAAAAGAAATGAGTACGAACCGTACGAACGAATTCACGTCGAACCGAAATAAATTTTGCTTCTGAAAACAACCACCGCTTAGACGTTTGTAGAGATAACAAGCAACAAAAAATGCCAGTCAGCTGCGTTTGGAACATTGATAGTCATATATCTGTTGTCAGCAGAGTAGCTTTTATTATATTatgcaagttttttttaacaatcaTCTACAAACGAATATTTCTAGCGTAATATTTCTAAATGATTTATCTTCAAAGAACTTGTTTTTATATTTTGCAGTTATTCGTTGTAAGTCCCACTAGGCGAACAACAGCTGCGAGAACCAACTTTAAAAATGGATCGCCCAGAATAGGTCCCTTTCGAATGGTACGCTGAATTCATTACCTGTATTACAGGAAGTCAAATAAATTAACACTGAGGGATATAAGGCGAAGACATCTCCTCTATTTTTCAAGTCCGCACGCGAACGATTGCTTGCAAAAAAGTGAACCATAAATAATCTTATCAGTTGCGCACCGTCACGTCACCACCAAAAGCTGTGCTGCTGTGGCTACCAGGTATGAGAAACTAGTGACCACATCCAATATCACACGCAGCAGTTTCCCAACGCACTCTGAAGATGAACGACCAGCAGATTCGTGAGGCATTCGATCTCGCCCTAGAGCTGACCAAACAGTGCGGACCAATTGTGCTGGAAGGTTTTCACAACTCGTCGAAGGATGTAGCCAGCAAGGGCCGCCACTTGGATCTGGTCACGGAGTACGACCGCGGGGTGGAGGATGTGTTGATTGAGGGATTGAAAAAACGCTACCCCGATCATCGGATGCTGGGCGAGGAAAGTTCGACCAAGGCCAGTCGCAAGGAAGCCCTCGACGACAGGCCAACGTGGATCATTGATCCCATCGATGGAACGGTGAACTTTGTTCGCGGTGTGAAATTCATCGCCATTTCGGTGGCACTTGTGGTGGCGAAGAAGCTGAAGATTGGCATACTGTACAATCCGTGCCTGGATGAGATGTACACGGCGATTGATGGACAGGGAGCGTTTCTGAATGGCAAAAAGATTAGAGTTAGTGGGATCGAAGACGTAAGTTGGTCGTGCTTCTGAAGTATAATGGTTCCACATCATTTGATTGCATCCTTTCCATGTTACAGCTAAAAAGTGCGTTGGTTGGGCATGAACTTACGATTGCCAGCCACCCGCTCGCCCGACCGCACATGTTGGGTCGCGGAGAGGAGTTCATCAAGGAATGTGTCGGCATAAGGGCACTGGGTTCCGCTGCCCTGTCGTTGGGGTACCTGGCAAGTGGCAACCTGGACGCTTACAGCATCGAATATCTGAAACCGTGGGACATAGCAGCGGGAGCGATTATCATACGGGAAGCTGGCGGCGTAGTTATGAACATCAACGGGGGCGAGTACGATATTCTGAAGCCGGATATCATCGCCGCTAGCAGTGAGAAGTTGGCGCAACGATTGCTTGAAATCGTTAGGCAAGTGAACGATAAGGTTAATCAAAAGCAAGTGCAGTAATAGTTGTTTCGGTTACACGCTGCAGAACAATGGAGGTTTACAACAAACTAGGTTTACCCACGATTGTATGCAATGGCAAGAAATCTCAAGGTTTATACAACTAGAAACAAGTTGATTCTTCTCTATTAGTGTTGAATTTAATCTCGAATTAAAAAAGCACGCTAATAAagtatatacaaaaaaataattctaaaatgtATTCTTTAGCAACTTTATGCAATATGTTTGACAAAAGATACCATgaacattaaaaacaattccAATATATTATGTATCAATGTTTAGCCGTCTAGTAATAGTCAAGGAGCTAAGCTGACCTTGGTAGGTTTTGTCCTACTATTGTAAGAGTTTCTACCTTCATTTTTCTAGAACAACAAAcattatttctaaaaaaaaacttctgtaaAAATGGGGCAAAACCGGTCAAAGCTGTcattaaattttcttttatttggtTTGATATCATGAGTGTACCATATTGTTCGCAGTTAAGCCGTTTTTCAAATTATGAAGTTTCAGACCATTGTTATTTACAAGTAATTCAGTAGGATGTTTCATTTATGTTTATAAGCAACAGAAAATGTTACTATTAAAGAATTCaccaaaaatcaaataaaatattcgcATTTTATTAACCGATGTTAGGTAGGTTGTTTTGTTTCATATAATCAACAATGATAGTGAATGGCAGCTTATTTTGATAGTGTGCACATATTTTATCGACAATTTCCGCAAAAACATTTATTTGTTGACACAAGTCGAATGGACGATTCACCCATACTAAAAATGCTAAGTAGATCCTTCATGGCATCTTGTGAGCCGATTTGTTTGTACTGGTCCACTTTTTCAAACCAGCTCCGAATTTTGCTTTCATTTACAAAGATCCGCTGTTTCGTAAAAAAAACTCGGGATTCTTCGGAAAATGTTGGGATGGCGTTTTGTAAACAATGAAGACCAATTATAGGGTTTGTACGTTTTCGGGAATCTTGCTCTTCCAGTGGATTTAGTAAAATAGAGTACACCGGAAAGCCCGCTCTAGTCGTCTCAATTATCCAATCAATGATTCGGTCTTCCTATTGCTTAATAAAGACAGTTGGTTATCCTGGACCGTGGTGCCATGAACTAGCGTTTTCATAAGAATACTCTCCGGGATTCTATACATCGCTGCTGCTAGACAGAGCAGTTTGATTTCGGTTGTACTTCGGGATTCATCTTGGAGGTCTGCGGATAAATCAGGAACAGTATGAAAACTCATTGTGCTTAATTTTGCGCATTAGCAAATCGACATTTGAACACAAAATAATGCATACCACAGAGTCCTGTAAGTAAGAGTACcaacatgtgccgcatttgacaggtcttcTGCTTGTTTGGAAcctttggaacacgattttatatgggaatgacagatgaatcttgttccaattctgacagtgtcgacACTTTATCTTACACTCTACATAAATAATCCTCACGTCATattctcttgaaaaatcacgtaactgatcTGCTTGGAACAAACTTCTATTGTTACTTGACGTTAGTAACATTCACCTGAAGTACACGTCAtaattactaaaaaaaaaggTGATTATGACTAAGTtcaggggcgattcaaatatgacgtccactactttttgagatagCTTCTTTACGTTTTAGCTGCTGGAATATGTACTGAACCTTGTATTTAACTAGCTCGGAAGAACAGTTAAACAGACTCTGAATTCGATTCGCCATACTTCTACGGGCTGTTACAgtccttttttttcttgagcaagggtaaacggaaatctgcaaccagacacctgaggaggtaactcaggtagtgtggggatgggtatgtcatgtaattCTTActcgacccactaaaaccaaaaccctttcgccagtccgtacccccggcccgcaattaagcaatacatcaggggggggactattgagaacgctcacgcctatgctataacgcacttgacgtcaatacacacaacatcgacttcaagggtggctacctcaccacccgtcgatcgcaagctatgatagtaacctagcggtccgtagcataatctcacgttggagacgagcacccctaaaaacaaccaccgcgcatgaaccgcaatgacctctatatctacatactgaggtccccgcagcccacccgcgacatgttggttgtcggggtgagcaaagtgttcactgcatcacaggtgcccttactgcactcgttggttttgttcaagacgccaccactgCTGCAGtctcgacataatctgttgagatgctgtgttcaccgcattccatatagcttcctcccggcacaACCTCTCGATTAGGTTGtgcggggttgtatccatataccactaataagcagcatggggtcgtacacttattacgtaagcaatgtttctgggtttttcgaccccccctcctcccatgtaagatatttttcatacaaatgattttttatttatatggagcgcaAGATATTGACcgaaaccccctccccccataagtgcttacgtaatatgtgtacggcccccatggc
The nucleotide sequence above comes from Armigeres subalbatus isolate Guangzhou_Male chromosome 3, GZ_Asu_2, whole genome shotgun sequence. Encoded proteins:
- the LOC134225804 gene encoding uncharacterized protein LOC134225804, whose amino-acid sequence is MNDQQIREAFDLALELTKQCGPIVLEGFHNSSKDVASKGRHLDLVTEYDRGVEDVLIEGLKKRYPDHRMLGEESSTKASRKEALDDRPTWIIDPIDGTVNFVRGVKFIAISVALVVAKKLKIGILYNPCLDEMYTAIDGQGAFLNGKKIRVSGIEDLKSALVGHELTIASHPLARPHMLGRGEEFIKECVGIRALGSAALSLGYLASGNLDAYSIEYLKPWDIAAGAIIIREAGGVVMNINGGEYDILKPDIIAASSEKLAQRLLEIVRQVNDKVNQKQVQ